The Asterias rubens chromosome 14, eAstRub1.3, whole genome shotgun sequence DNA segment AGCTTTTTGAGACATACAGCGATCACATTGATGTATTTCTGGTGGAGGTTTATCGCTGTAAACTCTGCCGGTTTCACACTGCGGCAAAGTCGGTCATTTCATCTCACATGTTGGAGAAACATTTCGACAGCAATCATGTGGATTCAACATCTACTACGACTACAACAAGGCCAACCCCAACTCCTAATAATTTTGGAAGAGGTACACAAAGTAGTGGAGAAAATACAGTCGTTCATGTAAACGAAACACAAGCAACATCTTCCATGTCGATAAATATGCAAACGAGTGTCGATACGCCTGTGATCCCGCAATTGATTACAAGTAGCAGGTCAGATGGGCAGATTGTTACCATTCCAACCCATCAAGCAAAGCAGTCGCCCCCAATCAACAGTAGCGCAACGGTGGAGAGTGACAATTTGAACAAGTCTCACCCTATTGCCGCTGCATCGGCCGTTAATGCTTTGGAGTTACTAATGGGAATAGGTAACAAGGGGGAGGGGGAGATTTCAGCAGCGGATCTTGTAATTCCCGTCCAATTGACTACAACACGCAGTGCAgaaactggaaaacaaaatctacacagcaacgCTGCGAATCCGGAATCTGTGAGCACTGAAGTACTTGGTGAGGATCTCATGGCAACCCTCAAAGTGGAAACGAGCCAATCGCAGGGAAGGTTGACAACGGTTGACGAAGAAGAGTTAGCCCAGACCCTCAAAATTGATGAAAAAAGGGACAGTGGAGGGGAAAGCAATGGGGACgttgatgatgatgttgatAGTAAccatggtgatgatgatgatgatgatgatgatgataacgaTGGGCTGATGGAGGAGGAGGTTGCGAAACCAACCCCAGTGCAAATCGGTCTCGGTTTGTCACAGATGTCAAACATAGACATTCAGGAGATTGCCAACACCGCGTCAAAGTCAAACCCGAAAGCAACCACAATCACCGTCCTCCATCACGGCCGAGGGGACGACCCTCCCACCGCGATTCAATTCAGGAAGAGTCGTCGGAGCCAGGCCGTCATCCCGACCGGGGAATCCCTTGGCATCGCCTCGCCCTTCGGTCAACGCCCATATCGGGGACACAAGAAGTTCTCCTGTACGACCTGCGGGGCGCGCTACAAACTGCGCTCGGACCTTGATCGCCACattcacaaaaaacacaaacgcTTACGAGAGTTCTTATGTGAGATTTGCGGGGAGGCCCTCGCAACGCGGGCGGGTGTCAAGTACCACGTATCCAAGAAACACATGAACATCAAACAACTCTATCAGTGTAGCGACTGCGATTATAATACTTCCTACGAAGCGCGCATGGTGATCCACAGAGCAACGCACGACTCAAACTTCTACTGTAAGCTCTGCGAAAAGAAGTTTGTGAGCGCGGAACGCCTCAACAAGCACTTCTCATCTCCGCTGCACAAGAATGCCCTCAACCCACTTGTCTGCGAACACTGCGGGTACAGCACAAAGAAGAAAGACAATTTTGTGGTCCATATGCGCAAGCACACCGGTGAAAAGCCGTACAAGTGTAAAATCTGTAGCTACGCAAGTTCTGATGGAAGCACCCTCAAGGTAGCaatggggcgctgtactcctttttttgaaatttttgtcaTTATCGATCGTACTAGCGATAGTGacaaaaatttcataaaaaaagagtaaagcgcccagttactgggtctaattaGCAATCTACTATTAATGttattatcaattttgttttctgtggtGGTGGAGTATGCATTGGTTTGGGGCTGTGGCAAGAAGTTTAGGGAGTAGGGTTGCCCCAGGCAGTGAatctcattttgcaaagggcactttcaattctttggaaaatcttgaagtaGTCAATGGGAAGCTTGGGAAGCTTATGCACCAGTGCTCGAatttgggtgggatttgaaccaacgacctttgccatgctttagagcagatgtcttaccactaggtGTCTTACcaaaagttgtgggttcgaatccaacccaagTGAGTTGCATGTGgattttgtttcacagaactcggggaaagtacagagtacatgtacacagtgccTAATAGTAATACACATCTGTAAgggtattaaaaacaaattacattctttatccccgttgCAAAATTAACTTGTTTTTATCCTTCTATACCAATccttaaaaggaacattacagaattggttttgcaaaCAAGTTGCTGGcattgtaagcactttatgtaatccaccatacataaactgacaaatgtGTATGTAGAGATAGATCAGCCATCTGGGCCAAGAGAGATCAGttaaaaaaacgattacaagttttgcattgcatcgatgccaaaacaaaaatgaataaaacgctcactgagcgataaaatCCAAACGTGAAATTaagttatttatttctcataaaatatgaaatttcagacagaaatatttcaagggaggttgtctactatcatcatcattagactgtgtaagttttatataaatctgtgatcttcacgatttttgtttcttaccaattctgttacATTCCCTTAATTTAATATCTTCAAATCTATTTTTATTCCCCATCCCCTATTGATTTAGAAACATGTGATGGCCAAGCATTCAAGTATCCGCCCCTTCAAGTGTGCAATGTGTACTTTCTCCTGTGTGGACAAGAAGGGGCTTGACATCCATATCCGAAAGCACACCGGAGAGAGGCCGTTCAAATGCAAGTACTGTCAGTACGCTGCAAAGCGCCGGAGTGCCCTCAACATCCACATGCAGACGCACGATAAGGATAacttgtacatacatgtaggtggacATCTTTTCTTGGGAGGAgagttggctctgagaagagcggTTAGTTTGTctaataaggtttatcgcgattcggCAAACGcactgcattgtgggaaggaacgCTTCGTGCTTCTTTGATGTTCgcgtttagacgcgcatacggtttgccctacaagatggcgactttcatagcagcaaaggggttattcaatacggtctatacccTGGCGGTTTGTAGACGTTTTGTTTTGCATGATTTTGCTACTCAACACTATCATTCTGTGTGCACAAAACCAAGTTCAATCTAAATGTTTTGCTATGCAAACTTTCCGGACGAACCATTCCCAAGTTGTATCATGATTGATACATGTATTTTCTGGACTACACCAATATGAATTTTCTTTGAATTAAATCATCATTTCTTTTTTCACAGGACGCCGTCATTGAAACGGTAGGCCAGGTCATCATCGAGACGTCAAACCATACACCCATACAGACCACCCTGGCACAGGAGCAACAGTTCACTACTATGTCCAACTACCAGCCGCCCCCGACTGTAACACAGAGACAGATAGTCCAGCCAGCAGGCAACACGTCGGCTGCTGGCCCTGCGTCCGGGGGAATAGACTCGTCATACAATGCACAGGTATAATAGTGGTGACATAGTCAATGCCTCGAAATGGCCCACGGCCATCGATGtatttgggtgcgttcgtttagcttccctgggtcgaccccggtttgccccggtacattcgaatagctttgacggggcgtcacttgggggtgacctgaggtgcatgccatCACTACGAGAGGGCCAGTGCGaacgttcgattagctcttgtcaggagcTCACCCGAGGGAAGctgaacgaacgcaccctttgtttgtttgtttgtttagatgatcttcccatcaaggaaaaccagcaaactcccacagagTTTTTTAATGCCAAGCAACAGCCattctctctcatacaaacattggtttattacGTCTATGATTGTgaaatgcacaaatcaagaaattgtgattcaataactagacgacaatatttattctagtcgtTGTGAAATCAATGGTGCATTATGCCATAACTTATTTTCtatttatacatgtaattaCAATTTGACTTCTTTCTTTTGCAGATACCGACGGGCAGTGCAGCAAAGCCAGTCCAAACGATGTGGCAGAACATATGAACGGGCATCTAGACAGTAGCCTAAATGCCCTGAAAAGGGGAGAACTTGGTGCAGAAGGGTTTGCTGTTACCTTTGTCAGCAGTGACTTGCCAGTAGCCAGTAGGACCAGTCTGCTTTTTCACTAGTCCTCTGTTCTTAGATTGGTTATTTATCCATTTAGAGACCAAACTGACTGTTGGCGGCTTGAACCAAAATGCCCAGACCAGCGACAAACGGCCGCAATGTTTGAACAACTTTTGCTCAAACGCGACGGACAAAGAAAAGGTATGGGACCGGATTGACATTTCCCAATGTTTCCCATGTTAATATAGAATTTACAattctaaaacaaaaccatgcaCTTCTGTTTCGATTAATTTTCCtgccttttttttctgaaaaaagcGCGGCAAAAATCAACAAGATTAGCAATGTCTGGGCGTATGGTGATTATTATACAGAAATGAGTGGTCTCTAAAGGTTTAATAAAAGTACGACTACAGAAATATCTCCGTAGTCTGTCAGCGATTGACAATGCACAAATAATATgaaattaattagttatttgtttattaaaggcagtggacactattggtaattactcaaaataattattagcataaaacctttcttggtgacgagtaatggggagaggttgatggtataaaacaatgtgagaaacggctccctctgaagtgccatagttttgagaaagaggtaatttttcacgaatttgatttcgagacc contains these protein-coding regions:
- the LOC117299054 gene encoding zinc finger protein 652-B-like, producing the protein MATGQVKLDSDIADDSATAPGINLQHATCEHHRAPQQAGLPSPAQVLPMPIGVLSAAQNTAGARPSAVNVSTIVPIQTLKYMTMKTQPPSTQQSKLFETYSDHIDVFLVEVYRCKLCRFHTAAKSVISSHMLEKHFDSNHVDSTSTTTTTRPTPTPNNFGRGTQSSGENTVVHVNETQATSSMSINMQTSVDTPVIPQLITSSRSDGQIVTIPTHQAKQSPPINSSATVESDNLNKSHPIAAASAVNALELLMGIGNKGEGEISAADLVIPVQLTTTRSAETGKQNLHSNAANPESVSTEVLGEDLMATLKVETSQSQGRLTTVDEEELAQTLKIDEKRDSGGESNGDVDDDVDSNHGDDDDDDDDDNDGLMEEEVAKPTPVQIGLGLSQMSNIDIQEIANTASKSNPKATTITVLHHGRGDDPPTAIQFRKSRRSQAVIPTGESLGIASPFGQRPYRGHKKFSCTTCGARYKLRSDLDRHIHKKHKRLREFLCEICGEALATRAGVKYHVSKKHMNIKQLYQCSDCDYNTSYEARMVIHRATHDSNFYCKLCEKKFVSAERLNKHFSSPLHKNALNPLVCEHCGYSTKKKDNFVVHMRKHTGEKPYKCKICSYASSDGSTLKKHVMAKHSSIRPFKCAMCTFSCVDKKGLDIHIRKHTGERPFKCKYCQYAAKRRSALNIHMQTHDKDNLYIHDAVIETVGQVIIETSNHTPIQTTLAQEQQFTTMSNYQPPPTVTQRQIVQPAGNTSAAGPASGGIDSSYNAQIPTGSAAKPVQTMWQNI